TCAAAGTATTGTTATAAAGAATGCCTTAGAAGGAAAAACTGCATAATTGAAATTAATAAGGTTAAAATCTgaaacttaaaaagaaaaatactaagTTGTGAAACACTGAAAACCAGCCAAAACTGTTTAAAAGTTCTAGATGCCAGAAGAAAGCTATGCTTTTAAGTAGCACTCTGCACTACTTCATCCGAACCACTAAAACATGGAAACAACCATCCCAGCAAGTAAAACTGAGAAtacttgatttttaattttgtttgtttccacATTTAGACTGTTTTAGGAAACAGGTATTACACCAAAGCCTCACAAGATATCAGCAGATGAAAGATAAATTGTCACTTGGGCAACTATTACCTTGAAAATTGTCAGCCAAttttttagtcaaatttagAGTAGCTAAATTACTCCGGCATGACAAAGACATCAGATTCCAGCAGGAATGGAAGGAagctgccaccacagacagCCAACCACTCCCACTCACTATCAGCTGGGCTAAGTTAGCAACAGGCCTGGCTCTAAGGCAATGGCAGCAGGCAGCCGAGTCCTCAGGGAGCTGTGGACACTCCTGCAGAGGAGGAGCCGGGAAGAAAGATGTAGAAATGAAAACCTCAGTTTTGGAGTGACACTTCAGTCAACTCTTGAAAGGAATCCCTTTGACTTGATTCCAGCAGTAGACCAACCTGGAAAACTGTTTGTAGGGTAGGGCtttttcctattaaaataaattaatcttcCAGCTGAGTGTGACTGAGTTGATAAGCAGTACAGTCCATTCTTGAGCCAATGCTACTTTCTTTCAGGTCATTTGCTAGTGTCTTCTGCTACTGCAATGGTCAAAAGAagtatgtaaaaaaaattatccagcATCCTATGACAAGTTATGCAACCTATATAAGACCTAGTAAAATTGCCATATTTTTCCAGGAAATAACCAATCCTAAACTGATTCAGTACATTAAAAAATTAGCTGAGACACTATTACAATTAGAATTTGATTAACATCATTAGGTTTCCTTCAGCTGAACAATGCCTTGGGGGCAGAGGGAAAATCCAGTAACTTAAAAATTCTTCCAAGCTGACAAAACTTAGAGGATCAGAAACATGATGGTCAAGTTGGTAAATTTCAGTTCCTGATAGTTTCCAAAATAAACACTAGGTTATATGAAATGTTTGAAGAAGAAATCTATACAAACATGCTAATAAAAAACTCCACCTTTCTTGACCAGGCAAGTCACTAAACAGTAATGTGAACTGTGCATGTAATGGCTCTGTTTGTTATACACAATGCAGTATTTTATTACAAACTGCCAACAAAAGAAGTACACTTCTAGAGATCTTTCTCAGGTTTAATTTCCTCTCAAGACCAGAATAGTGAAGCCAAAACTTCACTTCAGGTGAGAAAGGTATCTCTCTGCAGTGCTTAATATAGAGATACTATTTGATACAGCTTTTTGCCAGAAAAGCAGTGCTGAAGAGTCCTGGCTGTGACTAAGCAATAACCCTGGCCACCACAACACTAAGCACCGCCAGGAATATGAGCTCTAATCAACATCCTAAGACAAAACAAGCTTGGCCAAGACTTTCCAGAATTCCAGAAATTCACTGCAATGTAGGTCTATGCATACGTATGCCTCGTAGAATGGACATTTTGGTAGAAACAGATTTACTGGACAACTTTCGAAGAAAACTGTACATTTACTGGACAAAGCTATTAGTTTTGTATTAGCATTTCAATGGCTTTCCATTATGTAAACAAAATGTAGGACCTAGGtaaagatattttttcccctcacacaCAAGTACAGTAAAGATGTCCTCTGCTGCCTTCCTGGGGAGTGAGCCTTGGAAGAACACCTCTCACACAATGGGCTGTAACAATGAAAATCTAAAACCTACCTGCTTTCACAGCTACACTGCTAACAGAACAAAGTACATTATTTGGACTTCAGATAATTACTAGCCATCTCTAGATGGCTAGAACACAAAatatgttctttttatttttgcctcaGGTAGACAGATTTTcttaaatgaaaacagaaaaaatacagcCCGACTCTACTTGGAATGAAAGGAGTGCATTATCCAGCTTGGGggagaaaatacagagaaacCCTTCTTATCTTGCTTCAAAGCTCGTTGGGAGTTGGCAAAAAAAGGAATCAAGTAGCTTCATACCCTTTAACTTCTCTCATTCTGCTGTCTCTTCCACTTACCTTCTTCTTCAGGtttaaaattaaactgtttTTCCTTATTTGAAAAACAATATACTTTTGACTGAAAAAAAGCCCCCTATGATTTCATAATCTGCTTCTAATTGCGTATTTATCTCCAAATTGAAGAAAGGTTGTGAGGGGTTATAAATAAGAAGGGGAGCAACACCTCTGAAAAAGATTCTCTCAGACAAAATATCAGATGCATATGGAAAAGACACTGGAAGTCACTCAAGATAATTCAGGTTGATTCCATCAGAAGCAGTGTCACACTAATCATTACTGTGGAAAAGTCAGTTTTTTCCTAACATAAAGGAAGGACCATTTACATTCTCCCCAAATTTAGGGAATGGCAGTTTTAATACCTTCCAATCCGCTTATTATTCCTAGACAAGTAGGAAAAATGTTACTATAAATCTCCATCTTATCTTTAATATAACCAGGTGTTTATAGCTATGCACTTCAGGCGAGAGTTTCTGCTATTCATCTAGCACTTCTGCCTATTTAATCACATCTCATATATCCCATTCAGTCTCTTGCCTTCCTATGTGAAATTCCTTATAGCAGAATACAGTTAAAGAACGCTTGATGAACTCCCTTGCATTTTATTATAAATCACCATTGAAACACTCTTGAGAATGATTAATAGACAAAATGATACACAGCACAGGTCAGACTCAACTTCCTTCTCATATGCCTagctggtttggggttttttttgctttctttcttcttttcccttctattCTACTCAAGTTTCTGCTACATTACTCCACAAGCAATATTGTTAACTACATGATCCTATACTAAGTATAAATCTCAGAAATAATCCTCCTTGTATTAGTCAGAGAGCTAATAATAATTAGTAAAGGACTCTTTTTCCGACACTTAGATTCCAACATCTGAGTTTAGCTGTATTAACATGCAGAATATATGCTTTTTGTTACTGCCATCTATATCCTCAGAGCTAACAGTGTGTAATGGAGACAAACCAAGACTTCCTGTGGTCACTGTAAAGAGAAAATTTAAGAATCAAGATCAGACAGAAGAGCAAGTGCTGTGAGCAGAGCATATCCCCTTCGTGCTGTTGTCTACAAGCCAATGAAGAGAAGACTTATCTAGATCTGAATAATTTTACTTGATGGGAAGTTCATAATACAGAAGTCAATtccaaaacaaaattaactaaaaaaacatCCCAGCACAGTATTTTCAATTCAAATTTTAGATTTCAAATGCAAAAGCAAGCTTCTTGACATAGAATACAGTAGTATGAGTAAGTATAAGGTATTATAATCAGTAGCCTTTTGAAACAAAACTCGCAGGTCTTCTAGGCATGTTTCACTTAACATTGCATTCTTCTCACAAgctaaaatatatatacaataCAAACCATGCATGCATGCATGCTTCACTTAAATATTTATGCATCAGTATATTGATGAACCAGAGGGCTGGATCACATGATTATAGTAAAACAGTGATTCCCAAGCTACTTTGTGCAACAGTTCCCTCCTAAATAACCTCTACTGCTCACTCTGCCCCTCATAGCCAGCCTGGGCACAACCCAATAATGTGTTTAAATGGCTTCTGGTATAGCAAAACCTCCTGAACCACaataatcttttctttttttttttttttttgtttagctAGTTATGTCCTGAAATTTGGAATGCATTGTATCAAATTTATCAAAAATAAACAggtatgtttattttttctcacaTTAAGAAACACCTATTTTAAGACAATAATATTTATTCCCCACTAAGATAAAACACTGTGATACTCATAATTAATGATTGTTCTTTAAAACATAATGCAAGTAAGCAGTACTGAATATTCACACATTCTTAAGCACAGCCTCCATTTTGATATATGCATGTTTGTTTCACTGATGCTTACACGAGTTTCCTACATCATAGTAACACTGATAGTAAATCAGTAGGAAGTTAATTTAATGAAAGAGCAGATGAATAACAGCATCTTAGGGGGTCTGAAaattttaagaggaaaaaaattgcataaacaaatatttgggtttttccaTAGAAGCATCATCTATTCAGGACTAGGAAGAATGGGTATGGTTTTGATACTGATACCTTAGAAGAGTGGCAGCTGATAGCCAGATTTCCCCCTTTTCAATTTAGTATACAGATCTTCTCCAGGGTAAGACCTTCAAGTACAAACACTGAAGTGCTGTTAACTAATATAACTACTTGGGAGTTACATGAGCTCCCACTAAAAGGACTGAGGTAGGACTATGTTCTACAATTACAGTTTCTAATCAAACAGCAGTTTCAAATAAAATCTATCATCACCATGTTGAACCCACTGTATTTGTAGGCTTCAATAACAAGACAGTGATGTTCTGATTATTGCCATTTAAACCAACAACATGCAGTAATAAAAATCAATCTTTtgcaaaaaaagtaaaataaatacctGCAGGACTGCCAGCATTTTCTCCTTGATGCAGCTGAATACCAGCAGAATCTATAGAGTTTACTGTAACTGTCTGTAGATTTGGCAATTGAGCAGTGCTTAGACTAACTGGAGTTGATGTCAACGCACCACCTGCTGCAACTTGACCAAGAGTGAGAGTCTGCACAGGGGTCAGAGTTATTTGTTGACCAGGTGCATTCTGAATTTGCAAGTTCTGCAAGTTCTGAACTCCTTGCACTTGAAATGTCTGCCAGGTTATCTGCCCAGAAGGGGTCACTGTTTGTGCCTGAATTAAGAAAGTTCCAGGATTCAGCTGCAGTTGAAGATTCTGAAGAGCCTGTTGAGATATACTCTGACTTGCTTGAACACCGTGGATTGTCTGTTGCGCAATACCTTGTACAATCTGGGCTTGACTGGTTGGCTGCTGTGAGTCTTGCAGCTGTATGTGTTGTACAATTGGCTGTGCTGTGGAGACCTGAATATTCTGAGCCTGCGTGTCATCAGAGACTGATGTCTGGATGTAATTTCCCTGAAGATCAGAACCATGAACTTGACCACTAGTTGTGGTCAAGTCATTTGCATTTTGTTCCAATATACTTGAACTGTCTATGGTAACGGGCAATTGTGATGAAGAAGATGTTGGCACAAATAAGTCATTATCAGTGGCAGTTTCTGTAATTTCAGGAGAAACTTGCTCACCAGTCCTCTCAGAAGTATCTGAACTATCCATGGCCTGTCCAGTATTTATCAAGTGCCCATCTGCATTAATGCCTGCTGTCATGGTTTGAGAACCACTGCCAAGTCCCAGAGAATCTAGATCAACACTATTAATGGGTACAAAAGTAATATTTCCTGGCAGTCCAAGAGGGACGTTAGCAACCACTTGTGCTTGGCCAGGGTAAGATGAACCACCAATTGCGACTCCCTGAACCTGGACTTGACCAGACTGACCAGATAAGATATTCTGAATATTAGCTGAAGATGTTCCAGAGGCAATGATGGTTTGATTCGAGCCAGGAATGATCTGAATTTGACCAGTTTCTTGATTTATACTGCTATTATCAGAAGAGGCCGCAAAGCCAAGTTGAACCTGCTGACCATCCGCTGTCTGGATCTGGGGTATTACTTGGTATTGTACGTTAGACACTGTACCATTCGACGAATCTGATCCTGGTGCAACAGAAAAGATTTGTTGATTTTGCAAACTCTGGATAGGAAGGACATACTGCCCACTTGAAGTTACTGTGGCAGCACCTGGAATCTGTACTATATTACCAGCTTCATCCTTTATAGTGGTAGGAGCTGCAGACAAGACCTCCCATCTGTTTGGAGCTCCAGCTAATTGCACAGAAGCCAAATCCCCTGtctgaataaaaagaaaaaagaaaacaaaaaattaaaaacaaatgttgTACAGACTATGTGTTAGACCAGTCATGCAATTCAGCACTAGATATTGATACACTACTGGAAAACATGCAGTACAGCTCATATGACCATCAGCAACTGGATCAAAACtatgaaatacagattttataCGGATCTAATGCCTAAGTCAGGGTAGCCAGCCTGTGGGTCATGAGCTGCGCGTTGCTCGCGAGCATGTCAAATGCAGCTCCTATGTCACGGCTGTGTCAGGTGACCAGCAGCAGGGTTATTCTGGTGGCAGGGCTGCTGGGTAATCCAAACCCCGggctgtgggaaggagggagctggcaggggctgctggagtTCTCATCACCAACTTACCCTGAGACTCAGAAACACTCTTTGCCCAGCTAGGCACCTACTGCACAGAAGTAGAGGAACCACAATGAAGCCAGTGTTGCCTCTATCTCCTGAAGCTCCACTGCCTTTCAACTCTGTTTGCTATTTGTGCATGTTGTGACTCCCAGCAGTACAGGGAATGTTAAGAAGTGATGTAGTCATACAGTAGGGAAGATAGGACAACCTCATTTTGTTACACGTAACACAAAGCTCTAGTATTTATAAGCTTGTAGGACTTAGTTTTGCTAAGGAAGAAGACTTCTAGACTAACAACTTTTACACTGAAATCATATTTGGATTAGTCATATACATCAGttaggagggggaaaaaaaaatctatcttcATTAAGTTGGAACAATAGAAAAGGCCAGTGTTTCAGAGTAGACCCCAGATGCTTAAAGAACCTATTATGCATTTGGTTTTTATTCAGTAAAGAAAAGGTAAATTGCACTTACCTTTCTTTACCAAAGCAAGCTTTTTCAGAATAGAGTATTAAGAATTAGATTTAACATCCTGCAATGCCCAGCACAGATTTGCATAGTCAACCACCTTGGTATTGTAAGTAACCGTCAATCTAAAAATTATGAAGTAAAGTTTCTCCTTATCTGTTTAACCATACTACAGTAAACCAATGGAATAACTTAGTATTAGCAACATGTAACTATCAT
This is a stretch of genomic DNA from Anomalospiza imberbis isolate Cuckoo-Finch-1a 21T00152 chromosome 7, ASM3175350v1, whole genome shotgun sequence. It encodes these proteins:
- the SP3 gene encoding transcription factor Sp3 isoform X1, translated to MTAPEKPVKQEEMAALDVDSSSHSEYLQHGNGAASASAGAAAPQDAQPSPLALLAATCSKIGPPSPEEDEAAAAASHSAGATGDLASVQLAGAPNRWEVLSAAPTTIKDEAGNIVQIPGAATVTSSGQYVLPIQSLQNQQIFSVAPGSDSSNGTVSNVQYQVIPQIQTADGQQVQLGFAASSDNSSINQETGQIQIIPGSNQTIIASGTSSANIQNILSGQSGQVQVQGVAIGGSSYPGQAQVVANVPLGLPGNITFVPINSVDLDSLGLGSGSQTMTAGINADGHLINTGQAMDSSDTSERTGEQVSPEITETATDNDLFVPTSSSSQLPVTIDSSSILEQNANDLTTTSGQVHGSDLQGNYIQTSVSDDTQAQNIQVSTAQPIVQHIQLQDSQQPTSQAQIVQGIAQQTIHGVQASQSISQQALQNLQLQLNPGTFLIQAQTVTPSGQITWQTFQVQGVQNLQNLQIQNAPGQQITLTPVQTLTLGQVAAGGALTSTPVSLSTAQLPNLQTVTVNSIDSAGIQLHQGENAGSPADIRIKEEDPDPEEWQLSGDSTLNTNDLTHLRVQVVDEEGDQPHQEGKRLRRVACTCPNCKEGGGRGSNLGKKKQHICHIPGCGKVYGKTSHLRAHLRWHSGERPFVCNWMFCGKRFTRSDELQRHRRTHTGEKKFVCPECSKRFMRSDHLAKHIKTHQNKKGIHSSSTVLASVEATSDDTLITAGGTTLILANIQQGSVSGIGTVNTSGTSNQDILTNTEIPLQLVTVSGNETME
- the SP3 gene encoding transcription factor Sp3 isoform X2; translation: MTAPEKPVKQEEMAALDVDSSSHSEYLQHGNGAASASAGAAAPQDAQPSPLALLAATCSKIGPPSPEEDEAAAAASHSAGATGDLASVQLAGAPNRWEVLSAAPTTIKDEAGSDSSNGTVSNVQYQVIPQIQTADGQQVQLGFAASSDNSSINQETGQIQIIPGSNQTIIASGTSSANIQNILSGQSGQVQVQGVAIGGSSYPGQAQVVANVPLGLPGNITFVPINSVDLDSLGLGSGSQTMTAGINADGHLINTGQAMDSSDTSERTGEQVSPEITETATDNDLFVPTSSSSQLPVTIDSSSILEQNANDLTTTSGQVHGSDLQGNYIQTSVSDDTQAQNIQVSTAQPIVQHIQLQDSQQPTSQAQIVQGIAQQTIHGVQASQSISQQALQNLQLQLNPGTFLIQAQTVTPSGQITWQTFQVQGVQNLQNLQIQNAPGQQITLTPVQTLTLGQVAAGGALTSTPVSLSTAQLPNLQTVTVNSIDSAGIQLHQGENAGSPADIRIKEEDPDPEEWQLSGDSTLNTNDLTHLRVQVVDEEGDQPHQEGKRLRRVACTCPNCKEGGGRGSNLGKKKQHICHIPGCGKVYGKTSHLRAHLRWHSGERPFVCNWMFCGKRFTRSDELQRHRRTHTGEKKFVCPECSKRFMRSDHLAKHIKTHQNKKGIHSSSTVLASVEATSDDTLITAGGTTLILANIQQGSVSGIGTVNTSGTSNQDILTNTEIPLQLVTVSGNETME